The sequence AGGTAAAGCTTACGCTAAGTTAGGAAAGCGGCAACAATCTCTTCAAGATTTTAATAAAGCTTTGAGTCTTCAACCTAAAAATTCGCTGATATACAGCAGCAGAGGATATTCTCGCTTGCTTCTTAAAGATTATCAAGCAGGAGTTGAAGATTATAACAAAGCAATAGGTCTTACTCCACAATTAGCATATTTGTTCTACAACAATCGGGGTAATGCCCAATATGAACAAGAAAATTACAAAGGAGCAATTGCAGATTACACAAAAGCAATTAGCCTCAAACCAAAGGATGCAGTATTTTACTGGAATCGAGGTGATGTTTACTTAACGCAAAAGCAATATCAGCAAGCAATAGCTGATTTTACCGCAGCAATTCGCCTTAATCCAGATTATGCCTCTGCATATAATAAACGAGGTATAGCACTTGAACATGGGAAAGATTATAAAGGAGCAATTGCAGATTACACTAAAGCAATTAGCCTAGAGCCAAATCAAGGAGTATTTTACTCGAATCGAGGTGGTGTTTACTTAACACAAAAGCAATACCAGCAAGCAATAGATGATTTTACCGCAGCAATTCGCCTTAATCAGGAGAATGCATCAGCTTACTCTATTAGAGCAATAGCACGTGACATGCAAGAAGATTATAAAGGAGCGATTGCAGACCATACAGAAGCGATTGGTATCAAACCAAAAGAAGCAAGATACTATAATCGTAGAGGAAATACTTATTTAAAGAACAAAGAATATAGAAAAGCAATTGCCGATTATACTACTGCTATTTCCCTAGATGTAGATGATGGTGATGCTTACGGATTAAGAAGTTTGGCTTACGCTGGCTTAGGAGATAAACAAAAAGCAATACAAGATTTGCAAAAAGCGTCTCAAATATTTCAGAAAAAAGGGAATATGGATAATTATAAATTAGTACAAAGTATGCTTAGCAAGCTTCAACAGTAAGTAACTAGGCAAAATTAATTGTATATTGTCATTGCGTTAACGTTCACGAAGTATGCCCGAAGGGCTTAATGTTCCCTCTTAGGGAATGGAACGAAGCAATCCCAGGGTTTTGAAGATTTTAGAATGTTAAATTAATTTTGCACGACTACTTAGTAATCTAATTTCACAATTTAATTGATCGGCGCTGAAAACTCTACACTTTGGGTGGGCAAGCTTTCTTACCCACCCAATTCAAGATCGATGTGATGGTTTTAAACTAGGGAGTTACCTGCCAAAGACTGATAACTCCATCAGTATTGCTACTTGCAAGGTATTTACCATCGGGACTAAAGGCAACAGAGGTAACTTCTTTAGAATTTCCCGTCAATGTACGAATTATTTCTCCATCTGAAATATTCCACAGTTTAATAGTCTCGTCACTACTACCGCTGGCGAGACTTTTTCCATCGGGACTAAAAGTAACAGAATTGACAGAAAAAGAATGACCGTACAAGTGACGAATTTCCTGTCCGGTTCCCAAGTTCCACAGTTTAATAGTGCCGTTAGCATCACCACTGGCAAGGGTTTTATTATCTGGATTAATAGCTAACGACCAAACGGTGGCAAAATGCCCCCCTAGTTTGCGAATCTCTTGTAAGGTATCTAAATTCCACATTTTAATAGTTTTGTCCGCACTACCACTGACAAGCATTTTTCCGCCAGCAGTTAAAGCAAGTGACTCTACCGAACTGGAATGTCCTGCAAATGTATCGTTTTCTTTTTGGGTTGCAAGATTCCACAATTTAATATTACCGTCAAAACTACCGCTAGCTAAAGTTTTTCCATCAGCGCTAATAGCAAGGGATTTTACCGCACTTGTATGTCCTATTAATGTACCTATTTCTTCTTTAGTTGCTAGATTCCATAACTTAATCGTGTTATTACCCATACCGCTAGCAAGAATTTTTCCATCACTACTAATAGCAACAGCATGAACTGTTCCCCCATTTACCTGTAGGGTGTCAGTTTCCTTTCCGGTTTCCCAATTCCACAGTTTAACGGTAGTATCATAACTGCCGCTAACAAGAGTTGTATCTTTGGGATTCATCGCCATAGAACTTACTAATTGAGAATGTCCATTTAAAGTTTTAATCGGGGCTGTTTGCTGCGAGATAGAGGGTTTAGTTGAATTGTTGATATAGAAAACTCCTCCAATTCCCAGAAGCGCGATCGCGGAGCCTACTATAGTTCCATACAGTCGTTTGTGATTGGGCTTAGAAGTAGATCCAGTATTTGGCTGTGGTGTTAATTGCGCGATAACTTCCGAAGCCGATTGATAGCGTTCCTCTTTGTCTTTTTTCAAAAGTTGATCGAGAACATCACCCAACTGCTTACTAATCGGATGTTTCAAATAAATTCGCCAAGAATTAACCCAGTTGTAGCCATTTTCTGCCCATAGTTTCCCTGGGTGAACACCAGTCAGTAAATGAAAGCAAGTAGTGCCCAAAGAGAACAAATCGCTACCTGGGAAAGCTATTCCACCCTGCATTTGCTCTAAAGGACTATAACCAGGGGTTCCAATAGTTGTTCCTAGTTTGGTTCGCACGTTTGCTGTTAATTGCTTGGAAGCACCAAAATCAATCAATATTAATTTGCCATCGCTTCGACGGCGCATAATATTTTGTGGTTTGATATCTCGGTGAATTACATTACGCTGGTGAATATACTCAACAACTGGCAACAAATGCAATAGCAATTCCTTGATTTTGTTCTCACTATAGACTCCCTGCTGGTTGAATTCCTCATACAAATTCTGCCCATCAATAAATTCTTGCACCAAATACATATAATGGTTTTCCTCGAAGTAAGCCAGCAGAGTGGGAATCTGAGGGTGTTTCCCTAATTCTTGCAGTCGCTTGGCTTCTTCTTCAAATAGTTCAACTGCTTTTTTTACAGCCCATGTGCCCTGTGCTTTTGGTGCCAATTGCTTAACAACACAGAGTTCATCGAGTTTATCTATATCTTTTGCCACATAAGTTCTGCCAAATCCCCCTTCATTTGAAAGCACCTTTTGCACTCGGTAGCGATTTCTCAGCAGAGATATCATCTGCACGCCGCAACTCTGGCAATAGCTTTTTTCATCAGAGTTTTCCGGACATGGGCAATCAGGATTCAAGCAGATAGTCATCTCATTAAGGTGATATTGCCGAAAAAGTCGTATGTATATAGAATTTAGCAGAATTTTCTAGGCTGGGTTGTAAATTTTATAATTACTGTAGGATGTTTATCGAAAACATATTAATACAGTAAGGCGTAACAAAACAACTATTTCATTGAGCTTTTTTAAGGTTTTTAGCAATTAATCTCTTAATTCTGTCTTAATCTACTAATTAGATAAAAATGGTTTTCGTTCGGTAAAATCATTTCTCCCTACCCCGAATATACTCAATCCCAACAATCAAGGCATCCAACATAATCTCATAACTTTCATCATTTGAACGTTGAAAAGTCATCATTCCCGCTTGCTCGACGCTAATAAATCCGTAAATGGCAGCGTTAACCATTCGCATTGCGTCAATTAGTTGGTTTTCAGTCAAATCATAACCCTGTATTCCCTGCTGAAACCAACCCATTGCTTGTTTAATCACCGCATTGGCATCTTTATCCGTGGGATGTAATTGATACTGCATCATCACTTTGTAACGCGCTGGATACAGCTTGGCAAAGTCCCGATTCGCTATTCCACCAGCTTTGAATAACTGACGCTGTTCGTTAATTCCTTTAGTTTTTCCCTGACAATATTTGAGAAATTCTCGCCAAATTGTTAAAACTACCGCTTTCCTCAACTCCGCGTTTCCATTGAGATGTTTATAAATCGCCGGTGGTTTTATACCAAGTTCTCGCGCTACCCGATTCACTCCCAGAGCAGATTCTCCCTCTCGATCCAAACAACTTATTGCAGCTTCAATTACATCTTCAGAAGTTAGTGAATTTTCTTTCGTCGGACGACCCATATCTATGTTACTTTAAATTTAGTTAATACTATTAACTAAAAGCATATCAGATGCCCTCAGCCTATAAGACTGGGGCTACAATTGCAAAGCCTGCCTCCGCAAGCTAGGAAACTTCATTTTTAGTAATAGAAGGCGGACTTTATCTCGTTACAAGGCTCTGCCTTTTAATGCTGTACGGGAGGCTCTGCCTCTAGTTGAGGAATGGAGGCGGAGCCTCTGGATTTGGGTTCCCAACCAGAGACTGGGAACGAGTGTTACGAGTTGTTAGTTAAATTCTGGATTTTTAATTTGAATAATATGAACGAATTAATATTTAAACCTGCTTATCAACTTGCTCGAATGATAAAAGAGCGTCAGGTTTCATCGGTTGAGGTGTTGGAAGCCTATTTAAATCAGATTTCGCGACATAACTCTAAGCTGAATGCAATTTGTACTCTTAACGAAAACGCTTTAGAAACTGCGAAACAGGCTGACGAAGCTTTAGCAAAAGGTAAAAATTGGGGATTACTTCACGGCGTACCAATAACGATTAAAGATAATTTTGAAACTAAAGGATTGCTTACTACTGCGGGTTATGAACCGTTTAAAAATTATATTCCCACAGAAGATGCAACGACAGTGGCGCGTCTGCGTCAAGCTGGAGCAATTATTATCGGCAAAACCAGCCCTTCTCAATTAGCTGGGGATTATCAGGGAATAAACGATATATTTCCTCTCGTAAATAATCCTTGGAATTTAGAATATACGCCGGGAGGTAGTACTAGCGGGGGAGCAGCAGCTTTAGCAGCAGGTTTTTCTCCTCTGGAATTAGCTTCTGATATCGGTGGCTCGATTCGTCAACCCGCTCATTTTTGCGGATTGTATGGACTCAAGCCGACAGATAGAAGGGTTCCGACTACCGGGCATATTGGCGATACTACGAATATGGATTTCCGCTGTATTCGGCAAATGCTTGTTGCTGGGGGATTAGCGCGTTCTATTGAAGATTTGAGTTTATGTATAAAAATTATTGCTGGTGCAGATAATCGTCAACCCGATATTCCTCCGGTACCTTTGGATGAAGTTGATGAGAAAAGTTTAGACAAGCTGAAAATTGCTTGGATTGATGAACTACCTTTATATCCAGTTGCCAGAGAAATTAAATCTGCAATGCAAGCAGCGAGGAAAAAGCTTGCTGATGCTGGGGTTAATGTTGAAAGCTGGATACCAAAATACGATTTTGCTACCGCATGGGAAGTTTTTTATGCCGTGGCTACCTATAACCTAATGTTTATTCAAGGAACTGATTTTAAAAACCTTAGGCAACAAATGGCGTTTTTGTGGAGAGAAGCAACCGAGGGCGTAAGCGAGTTACGAGAAATTAGCAAAGTGCCAAATATTTCTCTACCGATATTTATGAAAAAATCTTTGCAGGGTTATTTTGAAGCTTTAACACAAAGGGATAATTTGATTGCTCAAATGGATAGGGAGTTAGAGCAATGGGATGTATGGTTATGCCCGGTAGCAATGACAACAGCATTTACTCATAGAGCCAAAGGTGCAGCAGTGGAAATTGATGGGAGAAAAGTACCTTATCAGATGGCGAATGGTGCTTATGTGGTTCCTTTTAATCTTACTGGGCATCCTGTTGTAGTTGTTCCGATTGGTTTTACTCAAGATGGATTACCGATTGGAATGCAAATTGTCGGCAAAAGATGGAAGGAAATGGAATTGTTGAATATTGCGGGGAAATTGGATGAAATTATTGGGGATTTTCGTCTTCCAGTCTCGTTACAAGGCTCTGCCTTGTAATGCTGTACGGGAGGCTCTGCCTTTTGTTGAGCAATGGAGGCAGAGCCTCCGAATTGGCGTTCCCAGTCTCTGGCTGGGAACGAGTTTTTATTGAAGTTTTAATTTTAATAATATGAATGATTTAATATTTACACCCGCACATCAACTTGCTCGAATGATAAAAGAGCGCCAGGTTTCATCAGTTGAAGTCTTGGAAGCACATTTGAATCAAATTTCTCAACATAATTCTAGATTTAATGCAATTTGCACTCTCAACGAAAACACTCTCGAAACTGCAAAACAAGCTGATGAAGCTTTAGCTAAAGGTGAAAATTGGGGAGTATTTCATGGCGTACCGATAACAATAAAGGATATTTTTGAAACTGAGGCATTGCGTACAACGGCGGGATATAAACCCCTTGAAAATTACATTCCTACTCGTGATGCTACGGTAGTGCCGCGTTTGCGAAATGCGGGAGCAATAATTTTAGGTAAAAGCAATACAGCAGAACTTGCAGGGGAATATCAAAGCGTTAACGATATTTTTCCTGCTGTTAATAATCCTTGGAATCCAGATTATACTCCTGGTGGTAGTTCTGGCGGGAGTGCTGCGGCTGTAGCTGCGGGTTTTTCACCGTTGGATATAGGAAATGATGTTTCCGGCTCAATTCGGCAACCGGCACATTTTTGTGGAGTTTATGGACTAAAACCAACGGATAGAAGGGTATCTTCAGCCGGACAAATACCGGAAGTTCCGGGACAGCCAAAGTGCATTCGTCAAATGCAAACTGTGGGACCTTTGGCGCGTTGTTTTGCAGATTTAAGGTTATCTTTTACACTGATTGCAGGTGCGGATATTCGACAGCCAGATATTGCCCCCGTTCCTTTTGATACGATATCCGATAAGTCTTTGCAGGATTTGCGGGTGGCTTGGATGGATGGTTGGGATGAGCTTCCGGTTGCTTGTGAAATTACATCTGCAATGCAAACTGTAGCGAATGATTTGACTCAAGCAGGTGTAAAAATTGAAAGTTGGATTCCTCCCCTTGATATAGAAGAGGCTTTACAATTGAGCGATCGCCTAATTGCATACAATTTCGTTTATTCCCAACCTGTGGACTTTGCGACAGCGAAAAAGCGCATTCCGATGATATTTCGGGAGATGACGCAGGGAGATAAAAATTTAAGGGAAATTAGCAATATGGGAGATTATTTACCTGAGTTATTAAATCCAACTTTGAAGGGATATTTTACAGCTTTGACAACAAGGGATAAATTAATTGCTCAAATGGATGCAGCAATGGAACCGTGGGATGTATGGTTGTGTCCGGTTGCGATGACTTGTGCATTTACGCATCGTCCGATGGGAAGGTTTATAGATGTGGATGGTAGAAAGGTACCTTATTTATTAGCGAATGGTGCTTACACTTCATTGTTGAATCTTACGGGGAATCCGGTTGTGGTTATTCCTATTGGTTTTACAACAGATGGATTACCGATTGGAATGCAGATTGTGGGTAAAAGGTGGAAGGAACTGGAATTATTAAATATAGCTGGGAAGTTGGATGAAATTATTGGGGGTTTTGTGAGTCCAGAATTTGTTTAAGAAGAGTGAGGGGAGAGAAGGGAGCATCTTAATGGCGGCAAAACGCCCGCAGACTATAAGTCTGGGGCTAATATTACAAAGCCCACCTTTGTGGGCTAACAGGTTTACTAGCCCACAAAGGTGGGCTTTGTTCATATAGCCTCACCCTTGCAGGGTGTAGGGTAAATATTTGTTCAAAATCGGGATGCTATACACCTTTCATAACTATGGTAAATTGAACTAATGGCTTAATAATAATTAAATTTTTGATAATCAATTAAATAGAAAGCAAACCATTTTTTTGAAAGCTTGTTAAGTTAATTAAAGGTTAAGAAACGTTTCAAAATTGTCTACCTTAAATTAATAATTGGTATATTAAGGATGAAGCGAATTAAAGCTTCCCTGGCAGATAAAATAGCCTGGTAGATACAGGTTAAATCAAGTGAGGAGGTAAAAAAACTGTCTCATAATCTGTCTCGAAAAATAACAATAACACCCGACTCGAACGCTTATAATTCCTCGCTCTGAAAGTCAGGGGGCAACGTAACTAGCAATTTACGAAGCAATTGATTAGTACGTCCCTGTAAATTCAACAAAAAGAGGACATCCCTGAGCAAGTAGATGCTTGGGTGTTATTGTTTTTAGAAGTATTTTTACTAATTTAATAATAAGTAATTGGTTGAGTTCAATACGGTTAAAACCTCACCCTGTCCTGTCGGACATCCCTCTCCTTATTAAGGAGAGGGAAAGAGGATAAATGTTGAATCTCGCGTTTAATGTGCTGGAGTACCAGCCAAACAAAAACTCAATTTATGCTCAATATCTTTAAGGCTGACATTCTCTAAACTGGGTAAAATAATTTGAGCCGCACCAACTCTTTCAATAGAACCTATTCCGATAGTTCGCATTCCCCCAGCGAGGGCGGCTTCAACTCCCGAGCTAGCGTCTTCTACTACAATACAATCGGCTGGTTCTAATTCTAACTGACTGGCTGCGTGCAGAAATAAATCTGGTGCTGGCTTAGAACGTTTGACGCTGTTGCCGTCAGCAATGGCATCTAGTTTATCGCCTATTCCCAGTCTTTCAATTACAGTGCGGGCATTTTTGCTTCCCGAGCCAATTGCAATTTTAATTCCTTTCTGACGCAATTCATCTATTAAATTACCAGCTCCGGGTAATAGAGATTCCGGCGTTATTTGTTGAATAAGTTCTACATAATAACTATTCTTGCGTTTCATCATCTCCTGAATTTGAGATTCTGAATAATTTCTATCTCCTATTATCTCGATCAATGAATCTCTGCGCGAAATTCCTCGTAATGCTTCGTTGGCTTGACGGTTGAAGGGAATACCTTCTTCGTCTGCCAATCTCTGCCAAGCTTGATAGTGATATTCTGCTGTATCCGTCAGCACGCCATCCAAGTCGAATATAAAGCCTTTGATTTCTGACTTAACGCTGCTAACTTCTGGCTTCAAGTCAAAATTGTGCCAATTGCCTTGCCAGTAAAGCTTAAACTGTAAGCGTTTCCAAGTCGGAGGTAAATTAGGTTTGGCTATCGGGCCATTTTTCGTAAATTGGATACCGGCAACCCCAAAAATTACAGCCTGCCAAATACTGCCGCAGGATGCAGCATGAATTCCCTCGGCAGCATTACCGCGTGTATTTTCTAAATCTACTAATGCAGCTAAGCGAAAATATTCGTAAGCTTCACCGCTTTTACCTAAAGAAGCAGCCACAAGTCCGTGAATAGCTGGTCCTAAAGAAGAACCATAGGTAATATCGGTGCGTGGTGCGTAATAATCCCAGTTTTTGAGGAGAATTTCTTTACCATAATCAGTTACGGCAGTTCTCTCCATTAAGTAAAGTAGCATCAACACATCTGGCTGCTTGATTACCTGCCGCTTGTTAACTTCCTTGATTCCCAAAATAGATAACATTGAATCGGTACGCGGTTCGTAATCAGCAAGGTTGATATCTTCTAATTGAAAAAAGCCCTCAAATTGTTCGATAACCCCTGTTTTGGAATCGTGGGAAATAAATAGATTTTCGGCTATATCTTGCCAACGCCAACGTCGTTTTTCAGTTAATTGCAGTTTTTCTGCTAATTTTGTGGCTTTTACTGGAAAAGTTTCTTTGAGCCAGTCGTAAACATCGAGAGCTTTTTGTAAGTGCCATTGCACCATTCGATTGGTGAAAGTATTGTTATTTATATTTTCGTGATACTCATCAGGTCCAATTACATCAAGAATCGAATAACATTCGCGTTTGACATCAAGAAAAACGCGGCTACTCCAAAATAAAGCTGTATCGAGGATAATTTCTGCACCGCGATCGCGCATCCATTCATCGTCTTTGGTCACTTGCCAGTATAGCCAAGCCGCAATACTAATATCTGCACTAATGTGAATTTCGCGATCGCGACACCAAATGCGGATATCTTCTTCATATAAATGCTTTGCTGGTGCCCATCTCGGAGTTACTTCATCGCCAGTTGCCGCACTTTCCCAGGCGTACATTGCACCCCGGTAGCCATTATATTTTGCTTTGCGTCGCGCTCCTTCCAAACAATGGTAGCGATAGGTAAGTAAATTGCGAGCAATATCGGGTTGTGTAAACAGGAAGAATGGCAGTATAAAAAATTCTGTATCCCAAAATATATGACCGCGATATCCGAAACCAGATAAAGTTTTAGCAGGAATACTAACTTTGTCGTCGTGACGGGGAGCGCTAATTAATAATTGAAAAAGATTGTACCGTAAGACTAATTGAGCTTGCGCGCTTCCTTCTATAAAGATGTCACTGTAATACCATGTCTTTTCCCAAGCTTGTTCGTGACTTTCTTGTAATTTTTCATAGCTTGGTAAATTCTGCAACTTATCGCAAGCAGCTTGAATGGGATTTTCCAATTCTCGGGAAGTGAAAACCGTAACTAACTTTTCTACAGTAACGGTAACTCCTTGAACAGCATTAAACTTTGCTTCCACTGTGGGAAAACCGGGAACGCTAATATCTCTGTATGTAGCTTTAGTTCCAGATATTGCTAATTTGAATGCCATCCCCAATTGAATGCGAGAAGTTCGAGTTCTAACTTGTAACCAGGAACTAGCTTCCCCATATCCTTGCGAGAGAATTAACCAGGGATTGAATCCATCATTATCTTCTGGATTGCCATCAATACTGCCGCGAATCCGAATCGTACCATCAAAATCAATCGGTGTCAGTTGAATGCGTAATCCTAAAACATTTTGCTCGGCTTGACTAGCAAAACGTTCAAAGTGAAGGCTAATTGTTTTACCTTTGGGGCTGCGCCAGCTAATTTTACGACTCAGAATACCGCGCTTCAAGTCTAGCTGACGCTCGTAGCTATAAATTTCCCCTTTATCTAAACGAAATTCTTCGTCATCGATAATAATATACAAAGGCAGCCAATCTGGGCAGTTAACAAGTTCGGTATAATAAATCGGAACATCATCATAAACCCCATTAGTTAAAGTAGCAGCAACTGCACCGGGATATCCTTCTTCAAAACTCCCTCGCGTACCGAGATAACCATTACCAATAGTAAAAACAGTTTCTTTATAGTTGAGTTGTTCGCAGTCGAAATGATTTTCAGTGAGAATCCAATCTTGATAGTTCAAATGGGGATCTAAAATATTTTTGTCCATTTTTTTGATTGTGATTAAAAGTATTGTGTCTGCTTACAACAATTTAAATTGCACCAATTCCATAATCATGGAAGAGTTTAATTTTTATCGATTTAGTATCTCTCTTTAAACAAAAAACAGCGAAAATTATGTTTAAGAACTAACCTAAGAAGCAATGAATCCAACTTCGTACTTATTACCAGATAAATGTGAATTTCTTGTGAGGATATACCTTCATATTTATTAAAATACCGAATAATATCAAGTCCGGCTAATTACTTACGATATAACCCTACTGAAAAGATGGCGGTTATTATCTACTACTCATTACTCATTACTCATTACTCATTACTCATTACTCATTACTCATTACTCATTACTCATTACTCATACTACAAAGGTAATAATTCACTTTCCCACGCTTTGAGATTAGCTTTACGTTGTTGCCAATCGGGCATAATCGTGCCTAGAGTTTGCCAAAAGTCTTTACTGTGATTGTGATGCAATAGGTGAGTCACTTCATGAGCAACAACGTACTCTAATACTGGCAAAGGCGCATCAGCTAACCGCCAATTGATGCGAATACTTCCTTTGGAGGAACAAGTGCCCCAAGCTCGCTTTTGTTGAGATAACTTGATAGATTTTGGTTGCACGTTAAGCTTATGGGCGTAAATTTGAGCAAATCTCAGAATATCGACATAAACTTGTTCGCGCTTCCAATCTATTAATGCTTGTTTTACTGCTGCTTCTTTTTCGTTGGCAATTAACAGTTGCGGTACTTTGATATAAAAGCACTTATCAAAATCAATAACAACTTTCTCTACGTCAGTGGATTCTATTTTTAAAGTGAAAAAACTACCCCGGTACATAATTTCTGTACTATCTGTATAGCTTTGGGGTGTTTGAGGCGGATATTTATGACTGATTTTCTCAATAGATTTTAATAACCAGCTTTTTTTGCTCTCAACAAAATCGGTAATTAGTTTTTCTGGTGTATTAATCGGTGCTACAACTTCTACGCCTTTGTGGCTAACGATAATTCGTAGACGTTTGCTACGTTTGCTGTGGCGGATACTATAAGAAATACTGGTTTCACAAATCTGCAAGACGGGCATGAATTTTTTGGCGTTGCTGAGCAAAAATCGAACTTATTTATCTAGTTTGATTCAATTGTCCAACAATTCTACAACCATTCCGGTCAAAGATTTACACCATAGAGCCAATATTGTAGATACGTGCTATTTTATTGCCAAAATTTTTATTTTCATAAACAAATTCGCTATAGTCAGCTAAATCATCGATTCCAATCAAGTTAAGGATAATTTCGGTTGCTAACCAAAAAGAAGTTTTTACTAACAATTTTTGCCAACGTACATTCATCTTGTCCCCCTCTTGCTTAATCAAGCCAGAAAATATTTTTGTAAAACCTTACTTATTTATTAGTGCTGAAATATCTAAGTTATGCAGCTGTCGAATAGATATCTGCCAGAATTAGTTACAGCAGCGTAGTGTCTCATTCCGCATACAAATATAAGTAGACTTAAGCTATAGGGTTCGTAGTTGCGCTTCAGCGCCAAAAATCTTGGCGCTGAAGCGCAACTACGAACATATTTTGATTCAGCCGACTTACTTAACTAATTAAAATTTTTTAACACTTCTACTAATTTCTCAATATGACTTGGTTGATGGGTAGCCATTAACGAAATACGAATCCTACTTGTGGGCACTGTGGGGGGACGAATTGCCGGTGCGAAAATTCCGGATTCTTTGAGATAATTTCCGATTTTTAACGCTTGTGCTGCACTTGCTAGCTGGAAACAAATAATTGCTGATTCTGAAGGTAATATTTTCAAGTTTGGCAAATCAGACATCAAGTCTTTTAGATAATTAATATTTTTCCACAATTGACTGCGACGGTGTGGTTCTTCTTTAACTATCTTAATTGCTTGCAAAGCCGCAGCAGTGTCACTTGGTGAAAGTGCTGTGGTATAAATCCAGCTAGGGGCACGATTTCTTAAAAAGTCAATCAAAGCCGTACTCCCAGCGACGTAACCACCCAAACTACCCAAAGCCTTACTTAAAGTACCAACTTGAATTAACTGTTTAGAAGTGCAGCCAAAATATTCCACACAACCGGCACCAGTTTCTCCCAAAACTCCAGTAGCGTGAGCTTCATCGACTAGCAACATGCAGCTAAATTCTTCAGCAATATCTAATAATGTAGGTAAAGGACACAAATCCCCATCCATACTGAAAACACTATCGGTAATTATCAGACAGCGACGATAATTTTGTCGAATTTCTTCTAACTTACTTTTTAAAGCAGCAGCATCGCAATGGGGATACTCAACTACCGCAGCACCGCTAAGAATTGCCCCATTTTTCAAACTGGAATGATTGTACTCATCGGATAAAATCACATCGCGTTTACCAACCACGGCGGTAACTGCACCCAAATTAGCTAAATATCCCGAGCTGAATACCAAAGCATCTTCCGTGGTTTTCAATTCGGCGATCGCGGTTTCTAAATCGCAATGCAATTCTCGATGCCCGCTGAGTAATCTAGAACCAGTGCTGCCAGTTCCAAAATCTTGGATAGCAGTAGTTGCAGCCTGAATTAAACGGTCATCCCCTGCCAAACCTAGATAATCATTGCTGGCAAAATTAATGACCTCGTT comes from Rivularia sp. PCC 7116 and encodes:
- the bioF gene encoding 8-amino-7-oxononanoate synthase, translated to MTDDCYAWLEQSLKTIHRADWYRSVQTIHGGAGATVVLQGNEVINFASNDYLGLAGDDRLIQAATTAIQDFGTGSTGSRLLSGHRELHCDLETAIAELKTTEDALVFSSGYLANLGAVTAVVGKRDVILSDEYNHSSLKNGAILSGAAVVEYPHCDAAALKSKLEEIRQNYRRCLIITDSVFSMDGDLCPLPTLLDIAEEFSCMLLVDEAHATGVLGETGAGCVEYFGCTSKQLIQVGTLSKALGSLGGYVAGSTALIDFLRNRAPSWIYTTALSPSDTAAALQAIKIVKEEPHRRSQLWKNINYLKDLMSDLPNLKILPSESAIICFQLASAAQALKIGNYLKESGIFAPAIRPPTVPTSRIRISLMATHQPSHIEKLVEVLKNFN
- the pgmB gene encoding beta-phosphoglucomutase — translated: MDKNILDPHLNYQDWILTENHFDCEQLNYKETVFTIGNGYLGTRGSFEEGYPGAVAATLTNGVYDDVPIYYTELVNCPDWLPLYIIIDDEEFRLDKGEIYSYERQLDLKRGILSRKISWRSPKGKTISLHFERFASQAEQNVLGLRIQLTPIDFDGTIRIRGSIDGNPEDNDGFNPWLILSQGYGEASSWLQVRTRTSRIQLGMAFKLAISGTKATYRDISVPGFPTVEAKFNAVQGVTVTVEKLVTVFTSRELENPIQAACDKLQNLPSYEKLQESHEQAWEKTWYYSDIFIEGSAQAQLVLRYNLFQLLISAPRHDDKVSIPAKTLSGFGYRGHIFWDTEFFILPFFLFTQPDIARNLLTYRYHCLEGARRKAKYNGYRGAMYAWESAATGDEVTPRWAPAKHLYEEDIRIWCRDREIHISADISIAAWLYWQVTKDDEWMRDRGAEIILDTALFWSSRVFLDVKRECYSILDVIGPDEYHENINNNTFTNRMVQWHLQKALDVYDWLKETFPVKATKLAEKLQLTEKRRWRWQDIAENLFISHDSKTGVIEQFEGFFQLEDINLADYEPRTDSMLSILGIKEVNKRQVIKQPDVLMLLYLMERTAVTDYGKEILLKNWDYYAPRTDITYGSSLGPAIHGLVAASLGKSGEAYEYFRLAALVDLENTRGNAAEGIHAASCGSIWQAVIFGVAGIQFTKNGPIAKPNLPPTWKRLQFKLYWQGNWHNFDLKPEVSSVKSEIKGFIFDLDGVLTDTAEYHYQAWQRLADEEGIPFNRQANEALRGISRRDSLIEIIGDRNYSESQIQEMMKRKNSYYVELIQQITPESLLPGAGNLIDELRQKGIKIAIGSGSKNARTVIERLGIGDKLDAIADGNSVKRSKPAPDLFLHAASQLELEPADCIVVEDASSGVEAALAGGMRTIGIGSIERVGAAQIILPSLENVSLKDIEHKLSFCLAGTPAH
- a CDS encoding M48 family metallopeptidase; translated protein: MPVLQICETSISYSIRHSKRSKRLRIIVSHKGVEVVAPINTPEKLITDFVESKKSWLLKSIEKISHKYPPQTPQSYTDSTEIMYRGSFFTLKIESTDVEKVVIDFDKCFYIKVPQLLIANEKEAAVKQALIDWKREQVYVDILRFAQIYAHKLNVQPKSIKLSQQKRAWGTCSSKGSIRINWRLADAPLPVLEYVVAHEVTHLLHHNHSKDFWQTLGTIMPDWQQRKANLKAWESELLPL